One Gimesia aquarii DNA segment encodes these proteins:
- a CDS encoding alkaline phosphatase family protein, whose protein sequence is MYGKLIGFILTSLVIFNLETVSHSAEAHDDRCVVLVSVDGLANFYLDDPLADMPTLKKLAKNGARADGIVCSFPTVTWPNHTTLVTGTTPAKHGVIGNNYLDRKSASPVPFIPDPLFDKDQIVKVPTIYDVAHRAGLVTAGIIWPASRNARTLDWTVPDMFGKEAWPKYGTKVWLDELREAGLPVDLHGAWTRESGGGVKRDWLYTRMARHLFQNHPPNLLLIHLVEVDHVEHKHGPRSPEAYWSASYADDRLRDLVEAVKLSPYGEKTTFVIASDHGFYPITKDIRPNVLLKKEGLLSKEKKQAYCLAQGGACMVYVLDDANRAETIKSLKKKLETVEGVQSVLGADEYTKLGQPTPEQDSHAPDLWLAAKSGYSFSNSQSGDEVVAPRKTKGGTHGYLPDDPDMLGTLVISGYGIKPGTKLGKVQSLDVAPTIAKLLGVKLPTAEGKPLTKALQED, encoded by the coding sequence ATGTACGGAAAACTTATTGGTTTCATCCTGACCAGTTTAGTAATATTTAACCTGGAAACGGTTTCTCACTCTGCGGAAGCGCATGATGATCGTTGTGTGGTCCTAGTGAGTGTGGACGGACTGGCAAATTTTTATCTGGATGATCCTCTGGCAGATATGCCGACGTTAAAAAAACTGGCAAAAAATGGTGCACGCGCTGACGGGATCGTTTGCTCGTTTCCTACGGTTACCTGGCCCAATCATACCACACTGGTTACCGGCACAACGCCTGCTAAACATGGAGTCATTGGGAATAACTATCTGGACCGCAAAAGTGCCTCTCCAGTGCCGTTCATTCCCGATCCCCTGTTCGACAAGGATCAGATTGTCAAGGTGCCTACCATATATGATGTCGCACATCGGGCAGGGTTGGTGACTGCAGGAATTATTTGGCCCGCGAGCCGCAACGCCCGCACGCTCGATTGGACCGTGCCGGACATGTTTGGCAAAGAGGCCTGGCCGAAGTATGGAACGAAAGTCTGGCTGGACGAATTGCGGGAAGCCGGTTTGCCCGTTGATCTGCATGGTGCATGGACGCGTGAGAGCGGCGGGGGTGTGAAACGGGATTGGCTGTATACCCGCATGGCTCGGCATCTGTTCCAAAATCATCCGCCCAATTTGTTGTTGATTCACCTCGTCGAGGTCGATCATGTTGAGCACAAACATGGTCCCAGGAGCCCTGAGGCCTACTGGTCGGCCAGCTATGCCGATGATCGTCTGCGAGACCTTGTGGAAGCGGTGAAACTCTCTCCCTACGGTGAAAAGACGACTTTTGTGATTGCCAGCGATCATGGTTTCTATCCGATTACGAAAGATATCCGACCGAATGTGCTGCTTAAAAAGGAAGGCTTGTTGTCCAAAGAGAAAAAACAGGCCTATTGTCTGGCACAAGGGGGGGCCTGCATGGTCTATGTTCTGGATGACGCAAATCGCGCGGAAACCATCAAGAGTCTGAAGAAAAAACTTGAAACGGTAGAGGGAGTTCAGTCAGTACTCGGTGCCGATGAATATACGAAGCTCGGTCAGCCCACACCAGAACAAGATTCCCATGCACCGGACTTGTGGCTGGCGGCGAAATCAGGTTATTCGTTCTCGAACAGTCAGTCAGGCGATGAAGTAGTGGCCCCGCGTAAGACCAAAGGAGGGACGCACGGTTATCTTCCCGATGACCCGGACATGCTCGGAACACTGGTCATCTCAGGTTACGGTATTAAGCCAGGCACCAAACTTGGCAAGGTCCAGAGTCTTGATGTGGCTCCCACCATCGCAAAGCTGTTGGGGGTGAAACTGCCTACTGCTGAAGGAAAACCGCTGACTAAGGCGTTGCAGGAAGACTGA
- a CDS encoding SGNH/GDSL hydrolase family protein — MHKIFSIYLTVCVFALLQNASAAEVINAGVGGNRSSQLLKRLNRDVLAHHPTVVVLMVGTNDRLNSGGFVEAKAYKQNVNTLIDRIEASGAKVLLMTPPPCIPELLFSRHDPENFSDQSPVERMQEVRSILLDISQKRKIPLLDFHQYLIQNKIADQQKTSVIRNVANSGLKDGVHLTPQGYQLLAKLIAQKLLMENLNIKKVICFGDSLT; from the coding sequence ATGCACAAAATCTTTTCCATTTACTTAACAGTCTGTGTCTTCGCGTTGCTGCAAAATGCGAGTGCCGCTGAAGTAATTAATGCGGGTGTCGGAGGCAATCGTAGTTCCCAACTGCTGAAACGTCTCAATCGAGATGTGCTTGCGCATCATCCCACAGTTGTTGTGCTGATGGTGGGCACCAATGACCGGCTCAATTCCGGCGGCTTTGTCGAAGCAAAGGCCTACAAACAGAATGTGAATACTCTGATTGATCGAATCGAGGCCAGTGGCGCGAAAGTATTACTGATGACCCCACCCCCATGTATTCCAGAATTGCTGTTCAGCAGACATGATCCTGAAAATTTTTCTGATCAATCGCCCGTTGAACGAATGCAGGAAGTACGCTCCATTCTGCTAGACATCTCCCAAAAGCGAAAGATCCCTTTGCTCGATTTTCATCAGTATCTCATACAAAACAAGATCGCGGATCAACAGAAAACCAGCGTCATTCGCAATGTTGCCAATAGTGGTCTGAAAGATGGCGTCCATCTGACTCCACAAGGTTATCAACTTCTGGCAAAACTGATTGCACAAAAGCTGCTCATGGAAAATCTGAATATTAAGAAAGTCATCTGTTTCGGTGATAGCCTGACATAA
- a CDS encoding inverse autotransporter beta domain-containing protein: MRRNSQQSRSRILIGSGLLILLALHGTSTAFAQDFTPRFGHHTQTPENGVDENFSDFRAFIPFGDEDLLLFFDTRLLVDHNSEFGFNLGTGLRGQLGLDGFWGINVFTDQRRTAFSTYRQVGFGWELMFERLQFRNNFYVPVGRDRTILSTGLGGSGTGTLLFENNSLLFDTLIGQKSQIEQSLRGFDCEVGGELAEDLIDGTTISGYLGAYYYDNPGLTDAPGISGRLNTNFSNSVVLNLGIQHDRFFKTQITFGATLYTDILKRDRPAFRRSSYALMNDPVYRKSAITVAQGIIGPPPVQGHVTLINPDGSALRVVHVNSAAPHGGDGTYENPLNILGDIFANSQTGDNVYLYSGSTFSGEGTLQLQDGQRLFGEGGNFASKVNTLQLGSVALPAGNGLGGMIPIIKNSTNNAIELANNTLVSNLSIIDPTTGAGILGNNVASSVIDNVMISTTADNVAGIHLQGTSVVTVDHDSKITTNGKDAYGILVQNTSRATVDNSSTITTHGDTAYGIFTQDTSAVMVDHGSSITTNGLNAYGIHTVDSSQATVDNGGSITTHGHSAYGIYTLNSSKATLTNNSNITTNGLDAFGIYAHDSSTITVDNNSNITTNGDGSDGIYTQGTVVKVEHGSNITTNGDNAFGISLIGSSQATINHSSSITTHGNTAYGIYTQDTSEVTVDNGSSITTHGNTAYGIYALNSSRVSVFNGSNITTSGEDAIGIYALNSSRVFLSSFFDAGTSIITHGENAYGILSRDDTYLEISNSSITTNGNGGFGIFHFHNSEVDIGQGSNITANGLNTNAIVSQGESRIRITDSSTVFSDTGIGIQASDNANLTVLGSEIIAPNDVSILAEANHGFQMVTIEVLGNVLGNPAGTGSIRLHTGLVTRINVTGAGNITELATANGISPANIFITGHGNIDFFP; this comes from the coding sequence ATGAGACGGAACTCACAACAATCGAGATCTCGAATTCTGATCGGTTCAGGTCTGTTGATTCTACTTGCGCTCCATGGAACATCCACAGCTTTTGCGCAAGATTTTACCCCACGCTTCGGACACCACACACAAACTCCAGAGAACGGCGTGGATGAAAATTTTTCTGACTTCCGTGCCTTTATCCCTTTTGGTGATGAAGACCTGCTGCTCTTTTTCGACACACGATTGCTGGTCGATCATAATTCTGAATTTGGCTTTAACCTGGGAACCGGACTCCGCGGACAACTTGGGCTCGATGGTTTTTGGGGAATCAATGTCTTCACCGATCAACGCCGGACTGCTTTCTCCACATACCGTCAGGTCGGTTTTGGTTGGGAGCTGATGTTCGAGCGTCTGCAGTTCCGTAATAACTTTTATGTTCCTGTAGGCCGGGATCGTACGATTCTTTCAACTGGTTTGGGAGGCAGCGGAACAGGAACACTGCTGTTTGAAAACAATTCCCTGCTCTTTGATACCTTGATTGGTCAAAAGTCACAGATTGAACAATCATTGCGAGGCTTCGACTGCGAGGTTGGTGGAGAACTTGCTGAAGATCTCATCGACGGGACCACTATCAGTGGTTATCTCGGCGCCTATTATTACGATAACCCCGGCCTCACAGATGCCCCTGGTATTTCAGGACGGTTGAACACAAATTTTTCCAATAGTGTCGTTCTCAATCTGGGAATTCAGCATGATCGTTTCTTCAAAACGCAAATCACTTTTGGAGCGACACTTTACACCGATATTCTGAAAAGAGATCGACCAGCGTTTCGCCGCTCATCCTATGCTTTAATGAACGACCCCGTATATCGAAAGTCCGCGATCACTGTCGCACAAGGCATCATCGGCCCCCCACCGGTGCAAGGTCATGTCACGCTCATCAATCCGGACGGAAGTGCCTTACGGGTTGTACATGTCAATAGCGCAGCCCCCCATGGCGGCGATGGCACCTATGAAAACCCGCTCAACATCCTGGGTGATATTTTCGCGAATTCCCAAACCGGTGACAATGTTTATCTTTATTCCGGTAGCACTTTTTCTGGAGAAGGAACGTTGCAGCTTCAGGATGGTCAGCGTCTGTTCGGTGAAGGTGGTAACTTCGCAAGCAAGGTCAACACCTTGCAACTGGGATCTGTGGCCCTGCCGGCGGGTAATGGCTTAGGTGGTATGATTCCCATCATTAAAAACTCAACAAATAACGCGATTGAACTCGCAAATAATACTCTTGTCTCGAACCTGTCAATCATCGACCCAACTACGGGAGCTGGCATCTTAGGAAATAACGTCGCAAGCTCAGTGATCGACAATGTGATGATCAGCACCACAGCAGATAATGTAGCTGGCATCCACCTGCAGGGCACTTCTGTTGTGACCGTCGATCACGACAGTAAGATCACCACTAACGGAAAAGATGCATACGGCATTCTTGTACAAAACACATCCCGGGCAACGGTTGACAACAGTAGTACGATTACCACTCATGGAGACACCGCATATGGTATCTTTACCCAGGATACTTCTGCTGTGATGGTCGATCATGGCAGTAGCATCACCACTAACGGGCTCAATGCATACGGTATCCATACTGTAGATTCATCCCAAGCGACAGTTGATAATGGTGGTAGTATCACCACGCATGGGCACTCCGCATACGGCATCTATACGCTGAACTCCTCGAAAGCGACGCTTACCAATAACAGTAACATCACCACCAACGGACTCGATGCATTTGGCATCTATGCACATGACTCATCCACAATTACCGTTGACAATAATAGTAACATCACCACCAATGGAGACGGTTCAGACGGCATTTATACGCAAGGTACTGTCGTAAAGGTCGAGCATGGTAGTAACATTACCACCAATGGAGACAACGCATTCGGCATCTCGTTGATCGGCTCATCCCAGGCGACAATCAATCACAGCAGTAGTATCACAACTCATGGAAATACTGCATATGGTATCTATACGCAAGACACCTCTGAAGTGACGGTCGATAATGGTAGTAGTATCACCACCCACGGAAACACCGCATATGGTATTTATGCGCTGAACTCATCCAGAGTATCGGTTTTTAACGGCAGTAATATTACCACTAGTGGCGAAGATGCAATTGGCATCTATGCGCTGAACTCATCCCGTGTGTTTCTCTCTTCGTTTTTTGATGCCGGTACTAGTATCATCACCCATGGAGAGAATGCATACGGTATCTTGTCACGGGACGATACTTATCTAGAAATTTCTAACAGTAGTATTACCACCAATGGAAATGGTGGCTTTGGCATCTTTCATTTTCATAACTCCGAAGTAGATATCGGTCAAGGCAGTAACATCACCGCCAACGGGCTCAATACCAACGCCATCGTGTCGCAGGGTGAAAGTCGTATAAGGATTACAGATTCCAGTACCGTCTTCTCTGATACAGGAATTGGTATCCAAGCGTCAGATAATGCCAACCTAACTGTTTTGGGATCTGAAATTATTGCCCCCAATGACGTAAGCATCCTTGCTGAAGCAAATCACGGATTCCAGATGGTGACTATCGAAGTTTTGGGCAACGTACTAGGTAATCCAGCCGGTACTGGTAGTATCAGGTTACATACAGGTTTAGTTACTAGAATAAACGTGACGGGTGCAGGCAACATCACCGAACTTGCCACGGCAAACGGCATTTCGCCAGCAAATATCTTTATAACCGGTCACGGGAATATTGACTTCTTCCCCTAA
- a CDS encoding DUF1080 domain-containing protein: protein MRKTYQLPGIVLSLVVFSVSASAEDTVLFNGKDLDGWSYHRQGDKPAVELSDAWVVQNGLLVCTGASKSFLMHKGQFEDYVLTLEWRAKRVKNGVTVGAASSVYIHTIDEPGAFSAPKSVEVSINNDIGAVYFRDVKPSTDPKKWAFRAPKLPKKVEKDLGEWNRLKLISRGKRLTVIINDVVVNQIDGLNRTKGAFAIKSVPGFFKAPTYYRNIRVQPVSDAHLNDEKKATQQLAQFKAEIAKKEAAERAMRSEAERKKRMKQKALAKGWVDVDIAQEIDFKADAFRLPFPADAQKLEFDAKFKDISFTSPSTLAKLTRFYQIEMAKRGWKVAEKEIEEDSIDVTFKNGKAEVELSLNERSKGIKVDMDCKGLSFEGSNDPAALAALGIAQPKGHLFLQKEIQLPENIQSLKYDGDDRCTFKSSFELQKAFDYFSQQLRDKGYRETRRPIVSSKRLYTEFAKDGIEISVNVFTDVVGSRIILEYDE from the coding sequence ATGCGCAAGACTTATCAATTGCCTGGTATCGTGTTGTCTTTAGTCGTGTTTTCGGTATCAGCGAGTGCTGAAGACACTGTGCTCTTTAACGGGAAAGACCTTGATGGTTGGTCTTATCATCGCCAGGGCGATAAACCAGCAGTGGAGTTGAGTGATGCCTGGGTGGTCCAGAACGGATTACTGGTTTGTACTGGCGCTTCTAAAAGTTTCTTGATGCACAAGGGGCAGTTCGAAGACTACGTACTCACACTTGAATGGCGGGCGAAACGTGTGAAGAATGGAGTCACCGTTGGGGCCGCAAGTTCGGTTTACATTCATACGATCGATGAACCAGGTGCTTTTTCGGCTCCGAAATCGGTCGAAGTATCAATCAACAATGATATCGGTGCGGTTTATTTTCGTGATGTGAAACCTTCTACAGACCCAAAGAAGTGGGCCTTCCGGGCGCCCAAGCTTCCCAAGAAAGTGGAAAAGGACTTGGGCGAATGGAACCGTTTGAAGTTGATCAGCCGTGGGAAACGACTCACGGTTATTATCAATGATGTGGTAGTGAATCAGATTGACGGTCTGAACCGGACCAAGGGGGCGTTTGCTATCAAATCTGTCCCCGGATTTTTTAAGGCGCCTACTTATTACCGGAATATTCGAGTACAGCCGGTTTCCGATGCCCATTTGAACGACGAGAAGAAGGCAACACAACAGTTGGCTCAATTCAAAGCGGAAATTGCCAAAAAAGAGGCCGCTGAAAGAGCAATGCGTAGCGAAGCAGAACGAAAGAAGCGGATGAAACAAAAGGCACTTGCCAAAGGCTGGGTGGACGTTGACATCGCTCAGGAAATTGATTTCAAGGCTGATGCATTTCGCTTACCGTTCCCAGCCGATGCACAAAAACTGGAATTTGATGCCAAGTTCAAGGACATCAGCTTTACCAGTCCTTCTACGCTCGCGAAGCTAACGAGGTTCTATCAAATCGAAATGGCTAAGCGCGGTTGGAAAGTCGCTGAGAAAGAAATAGAGGAAGATTCGATTGATGTGACCTTTAAAAATGGCAAAGCAGAAGTTGAGTTGAGCCTGAATGAACGATCGAAGGGAATCAAAGTCGACATGGATTGCAAAGGACTTTCGTTTGAAGGCTCAAATGACCCTGCGGCCCTTGCTGCTCTGGGTATTGCGCAACCAAAAGGGCATCTTTTTCTGCAGAAAGAAATTCAACTTCCTGAGAATATTCAGTCTCTGAAGTACGATGGTGACGATCGTTGTACGTTTAAGTCGAGCTTCGAACTGCAGAAAGCGTTTGACTATTTTAGCCAGCAGCTGCGCGATAAAGGCTATCGCGAAACGCGACGCCCTATCGTCAGCAGTAAACGACTCTATACCGAGTTCGCCAAAGATGGTATTGAGATCAGCGTCAATGTTTTCACCGACGTGGTCGGCTCCAGGATCATTCTTGAATATGATGAGTAA
- a CDS encoding DUF1501 domain-containing protein, which produces MLTILGKPTAKNGSFCDGVSRRSFLKIGGMALGGISLPGVLKAETESRTGSNHKAIINIYMPGGPSHIDLWDPKPDAPIEIRGEFNPIQTNVPGIQICELFPRMAAMMDKFIPVRSISDADGRHDAYQCMTGRRFNSRKPPGGWPAAGAFVSNLQGPVNAAVPSNVALMYKTGNGTWGQPGTGGFLGVQHSPFNLVGRKARSSPENMILQGITLERLQDRVQLQRAFDTFRRDADTSGLMESMDVYGQQAMNILTTSKLADALDLSKEDPKILARYGKSDETFQRDGAPRMIENFCLARRLVEAGARFVSLNYSRWDWHGPDGMNFPKSREEFPLLDQGLSALVTDLHERGLDKDVSVVVWGEFGRTPKINRNNSRDHWPKVSCAMLAGGGMQTGQVIGKTNRNGEYAIDRPVKFQEVFATLYRNVGLDLNGTRIFDTSGTPQYLVDQGIEPMRELI; this is translated from the coding sequence ATGCTGACGATTCTTGGTAAACCGACTGCGAAGAACGGTTCATTTTGTGATGGTGTTTCTCGCCGCAGCTTCTTGAAAATCGGAGGCATGGCCCTTGGTGGGATTTCACTACCGGGTGTGCTCAAGGCCGAAACCGAGAGCCGAACTGGCAGCAATCACAAAGCGATTATCAATATTTATATGCCCGGTGGTCCATCACACATTGATTTGTGGGACCCTAAGCCGGATGCGCCTATAGAAATACGTGGCGAGTTCAACCCGATTCAAACGAATGTACCCGGAATTCAAATCTGTGAACTGTTCCCGCGAATGGCTGCCATGATGGACAAGTTCATTCCCGTGCGTTCTATCTCTGATGCCGACGGCAGGCACGATGCCTATCAATGTATGACAGGCAGGCGTTTCAATAGTCGCAAGCCACCCGGAGGCTGGCCGGCAGCGGGAGCCTTTGTCTCGAATCTACAAGGTCCAGTCAATGCAGCCGTCCCGTCGAACGTGGCTTTGATGTATAAAACGGGTAACGGCACTTGGGGCCAACCTGGTACGGGTGGCTTTCTGGGAGTTCAACATTCGCCGTTCAATCTGGTAGGGCGTAAAGCGCGTAGTTCACCTGAGAATATGATTCTGCAGGGGATCACACTCGAACGTTTACAAGACCGGGTTCAGTTACAGCGCGCGTTTGATACGTTTCGTCGAGACGCCGACACTTCGGGCTTGATGGAAAGTATGGATGTATATGGTCAACAGGCGATGAATATTTTGACTACCTCGAAACTGGCCGATGCATTGGATCTATCGAAAGAAGATCCAAAAATTCTTGCTCGTTACGGTAAAAGTGATGAAACATTTCAACGCGATGGTGCGCCCCGGATGATCGAAAATTTCTGTCTGGCGCGGCGACTGGTCGAAGCGGGAGCCCGGTTTGTTTCTTTGAACTACAGCCGTTGGGACTGGCACGGTCCCGATGGTATGAACTTTCCCAAGTCTCGAGAAGAATTTCCACTACTCGACCAGGGTCTCTCTGCTTTGGTAACTGATCTTCACGAACGCGGACTCGACAAAGATGTTTCGGTAGTGGTTTGGGGTGAGTTCGGACGCACGCCGAAGATCAATCGAAATAACAGCCGCGACCATTGGCCGAAAGTCTCTTGTGCGATGCTCGCTGGTGGCGGTATGCAGACCGGTCAGGTGATCGGCAAAACCAACCGCAACGGCGAATATGCGATTGATCGCCCCGTCAAATTCCAGGAAGTCTTTGCCACGCTATACCGCAATGTCGGCTTGGACCTCAACGGTACCCGCATCTTCGATACCAGTGGCACACCACAGTATCTGGTCGACCAGGGGATCGAACCGATGCGCGAACTAATTTGA
- a CDS encoding DUF1559 domain-containing protein: MRTHSSCRTVPGLHRRFAFTLIELLVVIAIIAILIALLLPAVQQAREAARRSSCKNNLKQLVLALHNYHSTYSVFPPGSVNGRGDNPNGAHGSGTAAIGGSWILMLLADLEQSAMFDDFMTIANERPEVLDWLGNGTYTSQGMDVGSKQINSMLCPSHPKNKEQFANGTGLEHLARGNYAANYGKAGYGRIHTNNGSVGGVFGNNSSIGMRDIIDGTSNTLALSELKFRLQDSTGPSSQDTRGTWAYGVMGGNVFSTQTGPNSSTPDGIWGCRSFPAEDMQCVQIGSPYTEMYSAARSYHIGGVQGAMADGSVRFFSENIDLTLWQALGTRGGREVVEGF, translated from the coding sequence ATGCGAACTCATTCGTCTTGCCGAACTGTTCCCGGGCTTCATCGTCGTTTTGCATTCACTTTAATCGAATTGTTGGTCGTGATTGCCATCATTGCGATCTTGATTGCTCTATTACTTCCTGCAGTCCAGCAGGCACGTGAAGCAGCCCGACGTTCTTCTTGTAAAAATAATTTGAAACAACTCGTCCTGGCATTACACAACTATCACTCGACCTATTCGGTGTTTCCTCCTGGGAGCGTAAACGGACGAGGCGATAATCCAAATGGCGCTCATGGGTCTGGAACAGCTGCCATTGGTGGTTCATGGATTTTGATGTTGCTGGCAGACCTTGAGCAGTCGGCTATGTTTGATGATTTCATGACGATTGCGAATGAACGACCGGAAGTTCTCGATTGGCTGGGAAATGGAACGTATACCTCTCAAGGAATGGACGTCGGCAGCAAACAAATCAACTCAATGCTTTGTCCCTCACATCCTAAAAATAAAGAACAGTTTGCCAATGGAACTGGATTGGAACATTTAGCCCGCGGTAATTATGCAGCCAACTACGGCAAAGCAGGCTATGGCCGGATTCATACAAACAATGGGAGTGTCGGGGGCGTCTTTGGCAATAACTCCAGCATTGGTATGCGAGATATTATTGATGGCACTTCAAACACGCTGGCATTGAGTGAGCTTAAATTCCGTTTGCAAGATTCTACTGGACCATCCAGTCAGGATACGCGTGGTACCTGGGCGTATGGAGTCATGGGAGGTAACGTTTTCAGCACTCAGACTGGACCAAACAGCTCTACTCCCGATGGTATTTGGGGCTGCCGCAGTTTCCCCGCTGAAGACATGCAATGTGTCCAGATTGGTTCGCCTTATACCGAGATGTATTCGGCGGCACGCAGTTATCACATTGGTGGCGTTCAAGGGGCGATGGCAGATGGCTCAGTACGTTTTTTCTCTGAGAACATCGACTTAACACTCTGGCAAGCCCTGGGTACACGAGGTGGTCGCGAAGTGGTGGAAGGTTTCTGA